In one window of Deinococcus sp. KSM4-11 DNA:
- a CDS encoding branched-chain amino acid ABC transporter permease: MTTFLQQLFNALALSGVYALVALGLTLVYGVMRVPNFAHGGLYMLGAYLAYASLDRLGVGYVPALLLAGLGVALLAALLERVIFYPLRNAPHVHPMIAAIGVLFFLEAAVQLIWGPDFKRIPEPIPGIVTLGGVIVTWQRLIVIAASVLAMLGLNFFLKRTLTGATIEAMSQNREGARLVGINTNRVGMLTFAISGGLAAIAAALIAPINSVAPSMGEVMNLKVFAIIILGGMGSVPGAIVGAFLLALAEVFGGFYINLDFADVIGFAMLVVVLAIRPQGLFRKGT, encoded by the coding sequence TTGACGACCTTCCTGCAACAACTCTTCAACGCGCTCGCGCTGAGCGGCGTGTACGCCCTGGTGGCGCTGGGCCTGACGCTGGTGTACGGCGTGATGCGCGTGCCGAACTTCGCGCACGGCGGCCTGTACATGCTGGGCGCGTACCTCGCGTACGCGTCGCTCGACCGGCTGGGCGTGGGCTACGTGCCCGCGCTGCTGCTGGCGGGCCTGGGGGTGGCGCTGCTGGCCGCGCTGCTCGAACGGGTGATCTTCTACCCGCTGCGAAACGCGCCGCATGTCCATCCGATGATCGCGGCGATCGGGGTGCTGTTCTTCCTGGAGGCGGCCGTGCAGCTCATCTGGGGGCCGGACTTCAAGCGCATCCCGGAGCCCATTCCGGGCATCGTGACCCTCGGCGGCGTGATCGTCACGTGGCAGCGCCTGATCGTGATCGCGGCGAGCGTGCTCGCCATGCTGGGACTGAACTTCTTCCTCAAGCGCACCCTGACCGGCGCGACCATCGAGGCCATGAGCCAGAACCGTGAGGGAGCGCGCCTGGTCGGGATCAACACGAACCGCGTGGGCATGCTGACCTTCGCGATCTCGGGCGGGCTGGCGGCCATCGCGGCGGCCCTCATCGCGCCGATCAACTCGGTGGCCCCCAGCATGGGCGAGGTCATGAACCTCAAGGTGTTCGCCATCATCATCCTGGGCGGCATGGGCAGCGTGCCGGGCGCCATCGTGGGCGCCTTTCTGCTGGCCCTCGCGGAGGTGTTCGGCGGCTTTTACATCAACCTGGACTTCGCGGACGTGATCGGCTTCGCGATGCTGGTCGTGGTGCTGGCCATCCGGCCGCAGGGCCTGTTCCGGAAGGGCACATGA
- a CDS encoding ABC transporter substrate-binding protein, translating to MKRLHLLSALVLLSVSSALADKVVNIGYSGPLSGAAAFYGKDVQSGLDMAINEINKTGLQVAGEKVTFKLVALDDRYLPNETATNVKRLTSQGISIIVVPHAGGILTVQPMTTGDPKFLLVAYSSEPKILASNNPLTFMLPPRYDNYLQPFVATQMKAFGKKLALVGTTSAYGKQWTEAISGEWTKQGGTVGGNNGVDYNTTVDYSSAVTKALAEKPDVMFIGGPSQPTALVVKAAREQGFKGGFIVMDQAKFEQMDQVVPRSYLDGSVGVLPVKEFAGTQLFVAQYQKLYKKIPTSEAALNYMGINVIAKAMELAGKTDDPTAIRAQLDAAAKALPQSKTVFKLNGVTAGGHADAAFVVASVKGGQYTRLRLTTTFK from the coding sequence ATGAAACGACTCCACCTGCTGTCTGCCCTGGTCCTCCTGAGCGTGTCCTCTGCCCTGGCCGACAAGGTCGTGAACATCGGCTACTCCGGCCCCCTGTCGGGCGCGGCGGCCTTCTACGGCAAGGACGTGCAGAGCGGCCTGGACATGGCCATCAACGAGATCAACAAGACCGGCCTTCAGGTGGCGGGCGAGAAGGTGACCTTCAAGCTCGTGGCCCTCGACGACCGCTACCTGCCGAACGAGACGGCCACCAACGTCAAGCGCCTGACCAGTCAGGGCATCAGCATCATCGTGGTGCCGCACGCCGGGGGCATCCTGACCGTGCAGCCCATGACGACCGGCGATCCCAAGTTCCTGCTGGTGGCGTACTCCAGCGAGCCGAAGATCCTCGCGTCGAACAACCCCCTGACCTTCATGCTGCCGCCCCGCTACGACAACTACCTGCAACCCTTCGTGGCCACGCAGATGAAGGCCTTCGGCAAGAAGCTGGCCCTGGTCGGCACCACCAGCGCCTACGGCAAGCAGTGGACGGAAGCGATCAGCGGCGAATGGACCAAGCAGGGCGGCACCGTCGGCGGGAACAACGGCGTGGACTACAACACCACCGTCGATTACAGCAGCGCCGTGACCAAGGCGCTGGCCGAGAAGCCCGACGTGATGTTCATCGGCGGCCCCAGCCAGCCGACCGCGCTGGTCGTGAAGGCCGCGCGCGAACAGGGGTTCAAGGGCGGCTTCATCGTGATGGATCAGGCGAAGTTCGAGCAGATGGATCAGGTCGTGCCCCGCTCGTACCTGGACGGCAGCGTGGGCGTGCTGCCCGTCAAGGAATTCGCCGGGACGCAGCTGTTCGTGGCCCAGTACCAGAAGCTGTACAAGAAGATCCCCACCAGTGAGGCCGCCCTGAACTACATGGGCATCAACGTGATCGCCAAGGCCATGGAACTGGCGGGCAAGACCGACGACCCCACGGCGATCCGCGCGCAGCTCGACGCGGCGGCCAAGGCCCTGCCGCAGAGCAAGACCGTGTTCAAACTCAACGGCGTGACGGCCGGCGGCCATGCCGACGCCGCCTTCGTGGTGGCGAGCGTCAAGGGCGGCCAGTACACCCGCCTGCGGCTGACGACGACCTTCAAGTAA
- a CDS encoding DinB family protein has product MSVPFPDTLRFGPPSDALEALLDEGSAFVPPSRAFLDLRPDDACRRVEGAPHSIADLLGHLRFWQRYTLALAHGERGVVPEHAEGGWPSTTPDGWDELLRGFLEGLTELRRVAREDDLSRVVRGRDTLGYELCLHALHNAVHVGQAIMLRRMIGAWPPPGGGDTW; this is encoded by the coding sequence ATGAGCGTTCCCTTCCCGGACACCCTGCGGTTCGGCCCTCCGTCCGACGCCCTGGAAGCCCTGCTGGACGAGGGCAGCGCCTTCGTGCCGCCCAGCCGCGCGTTCCTGGATCTGAGGCCGGACGACGCCTGCCGCCGCGTGGAGGGCGCGCCGCATTCCATTGCCGATCTGCTCGGGCACCTGCGCTTCTGGCAGCGCTACACCCTGGCCCTGGCCCACGGCGAACGCGGCGTGGTGCCCGAACATGCCGAAGGCGGCTGGCCGTCCACCACGCCGGACGGGTGGGATGAGCTGCTCCGGGGTTTTCTGGAGGGACTGACCGAACTGCGGCGCGTGGCCCGCGAGGATGACCTGTCGCGCGTCGTACGGGGGCGGGACACGCTGGGGTACGAACTGTGCCTGCACGCCCTCCACAACGCCGTACACGTCGGGCAGGCGATCATGCTTCGCCGCATGATCGGCGCGTGGCCGCCGCCGGGTGGCGGCGACACGTGGTGA